A DNA window from Daucus carota subsp. sativus chromosome 3, DH1 v3.0, whole genome shotgun sequence contains the following coding sequences:
- the LOC108211642 gene encoding myb family transcription factor IPN2 isoform X1, whose amino-acid sequence MFHSSKKANINTNMNSHHDNRGMSACVQGDSGLVLTTDPKPRLRWTVELHERFVDAVTQLGGPDKATPKTIMRVMGVKGLTLYHLKSHLQKFRLGKQPHKEFSDHHSIKDGERASALELQRNSASSSGMMARSMNEMQLEVQRRLHEQLEVQRHLQLRIEAQGKYMQTILEKACQTLVGENMANSGYKTDHVSGMKEYGHHLNFPSLQDLNLYGGDQQLELQHTMERSSSLDGFLANNDPNICIGKKRPNSSYTSGGTGKSPIIWSEDLRLHELTGTAASCLGSQDHDPFKGDDDQIQIERVGDMDSAADMYERKPMAGGVSIDDKKFDASSKLERPSPRRPNLQAERLSPMIGGGMSRGTSPFG is encoded by the exons ATGTTCCATTCCTCGAAGAAGGCaaatattaatacaaatatGAATTCGCATCACGATAATCGAGGCATGTCAGCATGTGTTCAAGGCGACTCTGGTCTTGTCCTCACCACTGATCCCAAACCTCGTCTCCGGTGGACTGTTGAGCTCCATGAACGCTTTGTTGATGCTGTTACCCAGCTTGGGGGACCAGACA AGGCTACACCGAAGACGATTATGAGAGTCATGGGTGTGAAGGGGCTTACTCTTTATCATCTCAAGAGTCATCTTCAG AAATTCAGGCTTGGGAAACAACCCCACAAGGAATTTAGTGACCATCACTCAATTAAAGATGGTGAGAGAG CCTCGGCTTTAGAACTCCAGAGAAATTCTGCATCCTCTTCTGGAATGATGGCTCGTAGTATGAATGA GATGCAATTGGAGGTGCAGAGAAGACTGCATGAACAATTAGAG GTGCAAAGACACCTCCAGTTGAGAATTGAGGCACAAGGGAAGTACATGCAGACAATCCTAGAGAAAGCTTGCCAGACTCTTGTCGGTGAAAACATGGCGAATTCTGGTTACAAAACCGACCATGTCTCCGGCATGAAAGAGTATGGCCATCACCTCAACTTCCCATCTCTTCAAGATCTTAACTTATACGGAGGTGACCAACAACTAGAACTTCAACACACAATGGAAAGATCATCATCTCTTGATGGATTTTTGGCTAACAATGATCCAAACATTTGCATTGGAAAAAAGAGGCCTAATTCTAGTTATACTAGTGGTGGTACTGGTAAGAGCCCAATAATATGGTCCGAAGATCTTCGTCTTCATGAACTAACAGGAACTGCAGCCTCTTGCCTCGGCTCTCAAGACCATGATCCTTTTAAAGGGGATGATGATCAGATCCAGATTGAGAGAGTGGGTGACATGGATTCCGCGGCTGATATGTATGAGCGAAAGCCAATGGCTGGCGGAGTCAGCATTGATGATAAGAAATTCGATGCATCGTCTAAACTAGAAAGGCCATCCCCGAGAAGACCAAATCTGCAGGCGGAGAGGCTGAGCCCTATGATTGGTGGTGGCATGTCAAGAGGAACTTCCCCGTTTGGGTGA
- the LOC108211642 gene encoding myb family transcription factor IPN2 isoform X2, which translates to MFHSSKKANINTNMNSHHDNRGMSACVQGDSGLVLTTDPKPRLRWTVELHERFVDAVTQLGGPDKATPKTIMRVMGVKGLTLYHLKSHLQKFRLGKQPHKEFSDHHSIKDASALELQRNSASSSGMMARSMNEMQLEVQRRLHEQLEVQRHLQLRIEAQGKYMQTILEKACQTLVGENMANSGYKTDHVSGMKEYGHHLNFPSLQDLNLYGGDQQLELQHTMERSSSLDGFLANNDPNICIGKKRPNSSYTSGGTGKSPIIWSEDLRLHELTGTAASCLGSQDHDPFKGDDDQIQIERVGDMDSAADMYERKPMAGGVSIDDKKFDASSKLERPSPRRPNLQAERLSPMIGGGMSRGTSPFG; encoded by the exons ATGTTCCATTCCTCGAAGAAGGCaaatattaatacaaatatGAATTCGCATCACGATAATCGAGGCATGTCAGCATGTGTTCAAGGCGACTCTGGTCTTGTCCTCACCACTGATCCCAAACCTCGTCTCCGGTGGACTGTTGAGCTCCATGAACGCTTTGTTGATGCTGTTACCCAGCTTGGGGGACCAGACA AGGCTACACCGAAGACGATTATGAGAGTCATGGGTGTGAAGGGGCTTACTCTTTATCATCTCAAGAGTCATCTTCAG AAATTCAGGCTTGGGAAACAACCCCACAAGGAATTTAGTGACCATCACTCAATTAAAGATG CCTCGGCTTTAGAACTCCAGAGAAATTCTGCATCCTCTTCTGGAATGATGGCTCGTAGTATGAATGA GATGCAATTGGAGGTGCAGAGAAGACTGCATGAACAATTAGAG GTGCAAAGACACCTCCAGTTGAGAATTGAGGCACAAGGGAAGTACATGCAGACAATCCTAGAGAAAGCTTGCCAGACTCTTGTCGGTGAAAACATGGCGAATTCTGGTTACAAAACCGACCATGTCTCCGGCATGAAAGAGTATGGCCATCACCTCAACTTCCCATCTCTTCAAGATCTTAACTTATACGGAGGTGACCAACAACTAGAACTTCAACACACAATGGAAAGATCATCATCTCTTGATGGATTTTTGGCTAACAATGATCCAAACATTTGCATTGGAAAAAAGAGGCCTAATTCTAGTTATACTAGTGGTGGTACTGGTAAGAGCCCAATAATATGGTCCGAAGATCTTCGTCTTCATGAACTAACAGGAACTGCAGCCTCTTGCCTCGGCTCTCAAGACCATGATCCTTTTAAAGGGGATGATGATCAGATCCAGATTGAGAGAGTGGGTGACATGGATTCCGCGGCTGATATGTATGAGCGAAAGCCAATGGCTGGCGGAGTCAGCATTGATGATAAGAAATTCGATGCATCGTCTAAACTAGAAAGGCCATCCCCGAGAAGACCAAATCTGCAGGCGGAGAGGCTGAGCCCTATGATTGGTGGTGGCATGTCAAGAGGAACTTCCCCGTTTGGGTGA